One segment of Lytechinus pictus isolate F3 Inbred chromosome 13, Lp3.0, whole genome shotgun sequence DNA contains the following:
- the LOC129275275 gene encoding transmembrane protein 177-like, with the protein MSKFANFLRKPRNFAAVAVASAGVAFTFKAAPHLFPNHIYRPLFEAYKTGKPYKVTPEQQQEFQQACDDLNVDSSKFSTFVTSRWEVKSVGLPWFPAGCHTGIPASMVAEPELNNLRFSGPLKANLDSREGMWLKDSMKLSPAARRFAMARQIALNDSNLTFYPIVLAPITTLTGFATTFVVHAVAPVAPIFVTGLGIGTCFYFAYSFVLGSVNERIDLKVNQRLAAISDEYKMGGLEFYEKLLQKNRALRSLLGKRGEQLYTYYGNETPGLVYSTGATNIQKRDVLKEMVEAAEKERRAKEMVESTS; encoded by the coding sequence atgtcaaaatttgcaAACTTTCTACGCAAGCCTCGCAACTTTGCTGCTGTTGCGGTGGCCAGTGCAGGAGTTGCCTTCACCTTTAAAGCAGCTCCACACCTCTTCCCAAACCACATCTACAGACCGCTCTTTGAAGCATACAAAACAGGAAAGCCTTATAAAGTGACACCCGAGCAACAGCAAGAGTTTCAGCAAGCATGCGATGACCTGAATGTTGATTCTTCTAAGTTCAGCACTTTTGTCACAAGCCGATGGGAGGTGAAGTCGGTTGGACTACCATGGTTTCCAGCTGGGTGCCATACAGGAATCCCAGCCTCAATGGTTGCTGAGCCTGAACTGAACAACCTGAGATTCTCTGGACCTCTCAAAGCTAACCTTGATTCCAGAGAGGGAATGTGGCTGAAGGATTCTATGAAACTGAGCCCCGCCGCTCGTAGGTTTGCAATGGCTCGACAGATAGCTCTAAACGACAGCAACCTCACCTTTTACCCCATCGTCCTAGCACCTATCACAACACTGACTGGTTTCGCTACAACCTTCGTAGTGCATGCCGTTGCTCCCGTTGCGCCAATCTTCGTTACCGGTCTGGGTATAGGAACCTGTTTCTACTTTGCGTACAGTTTTGTTTTGGGGTCAGTCAACGAAAGGATTGACCTGAAGGTCAACCAAAGACTAGCTGCCATCAGTGATGAGTACAAAATGGGTGGACTAGAATTTTACGAAAAACTCTTGCAGAAGAACAGGGCGCTGCGTTCACTTCTTGGCAAAAGAGGGGAGCAGCTTTACACTTATTATGGCAACGAGACGCCGGGATTGGTCTACTCGACGGGAGCAACAAACATTCAGAAGAGGGATGTATTAAAGGAGATGGTGGAAGCtgcagaaaaggaaagaagagcGAAGGAAATGGTTGAAAGCACTTCGTGA